In Anaerobacillus isosaccharinicus, one genomic interval encodes:
- a CDS encoding ExeA family protein produces MLDFFEMKGVPFTREILIEQLYSSSSYNEATARLEYAAENRQFCLLTGEAGMGKSTAVRSLVQKLDRTKYRYLYLCDSELTPKLFYREVLQNFGIHPAFRSTEAKRQYQSLMLDIYENERKTPVIVIDEAHHFSEPMLQELRFILNFKEDSMSPLTLIVVGQPSLRNQLKVKHLEAIDQRIQMRYQVTGLTEQETKAYIKHQLIVVETPYEIFSEEAIQAIHNFSQGIPRKINTLCSQSLLDAFLQGNKVVGESHIHRVINEL; encoded by the coding sequence ATGTTAGATTTCTTCGAAATGAAAGGTGTTCCATTTACTCGTGAGATTTTAATTGAACAACTATATAGCTCATCTAGCTACAATGAAGCAACAGCTCGATTAGAGTACGCTGCTGAAAATCGACAGTTTTGCTTATTAACTGGTGAGGCTGGTATGGGAAAATCAACGGCTGTAAGATCATTAGTACAAAAACTAGATCGTACAAAATACCGTTATTTATATTTATGTGACTCTGAACTAACTCCTAAACTATTTTATCGAGAAGTTTTACAAAACTTTGGAATTCACCCTGCATTTCGATCAACCGAAGCGAAACGACAGTACCAATCTTTAATGTTAGATATTTATGAGAATGAGAGAAAAACACCAGTTATTGTTATTGATGAAGCACACCATTTCTCGGAGCCGATGTTGCAAGAGTTACGCTTCATACTTAACTTTAAAGAAGATTCTATGTCTCCTCTTACCCTTATTGTCGTTGGGCAACCTAGTCTACGAAATCAATTAAAAGTGAAGCACCTAGAAGCTATCGATCAAAGGATACAAATGCGATACCAAGTAACAGGGCTAACTGAGCAAGAAACAAAAGCTTACATTAAACATCAATTGATAGTAGTTGAAACACCATATGAGATTTTTTCAGAAGAAGCCATTCAGGCAATTCATAACTTTAGCCAGGGGATTCCGAGAAAAATTAATACTCTATGTAGTCAAAGTCTTTTAGATGCATTTCTTCAAGGAAATAAAGTTGTAGGAGAATCCCACATTCACCGTGTAATCAATGAATTATAA